The Musa acuminata AAA Group cultivar baxijiao chromosome BXJ1-8, Cavendish_Baxijiao_AAA, whole genome shotgun sequence genomic sequence CATCAGGATTGCTTCTGATTCCCTCTCTTTGTTTTGGCACTCAGATTTAATGATGCTGAAGATTCAGTAACACCGGGCAGTTTAAGCTCAAACTGAAGTCTTCCAGAGCTGTTAGTGGAGACTGGATGATATCATACACAAACAAAACAACAGATGAACAACACCAACTACAGAGCTAAGACTTATGGTTCCAAGTTCTTGCTTAGCAAAACCACCACTGGTTACCAACAAGCATCTCTCtgatcgtcttcttcttcttgcacttCTTTCGGAAGGTCACAACAAGCATCTCTCACAATGTCGAGCCGAGGAGGCCACTGCACAGGCTGCCAGTGCTATCATGAGTCTTGGAGTTCTCTGCGCTGGGGCTGCTTCCAGTGCTGTTAGACAGGGAACCGAACGAAGTTTTATGTAGGACGCCGGTCGGTGAAGATTCCAACCTTGAGTCCCAGCCTTCGGTCAAGAGGTTCAGAGATGATGATGAGCGGTTCTTGCTTTGGTCCTTGGGGGTGCTCTTGGTGCTGGTCAGAACCTCCCCTAGTGGCCCAGCCATGGAAGCCTCCCAGGGGATCGGTCTCCAATTAGCTTGTTGTGATGGCATATGGATGGCATCATATTCCCTCGATAACTTTGGCTGTGAAAGTGCCAGTTTGTCATGATTACATGAGGAAGATGAGAAATCAGAGTAAGCCATTGGGATGGAGATAGAGAGTTGGGTTCTATCGGATTGTGTTTTGTCTACCTCAGGCCAGGTGATAGTTGAACGAACGGATTGGGTTTTGGGCCAGTCGTCGATGAAGTGTCGAAAGGGATGGGATTGGATCTGCTGTTCATCGAGCTTTGGGGTGGCCATGAAATCGACGTTATTGGAGAATGAGATGCTTGGAGGGTTCAAAAGTGAATCAGGTGAAACGAGACCAAATTCTGTTCGAGATGATGTCTCCTCAAAGGGATTGTGTTGATCTGAGACCGGAGGAAGTATGTCGCTATCGGGCTTCTGGTTTACAGGACTTGCCGCGGACAGGCTTTTTGAATTCAGCGAACAAACATTATGATCTCCTTTGCTCATCAGCAGCCTGCAGAATTACACATATCAGGGCtccattgattaaaaaaaaaaaagggaagaatcaGGACATCTTTACCAAAATAACTTCAGAACCTTACATGTTGACAAATTATGAGATGGCAAGATCCAGAAATAAATATCACAGCATGCTGCTTTACATAAAGCACAAAGGCATTGAAGTCATGGAAATTGTGAACTTATGCAAGAAGCGAACATAACGAATGCTGCTTTACATAAAGCGCAAAGGCATTGAAGTCATGACTTATGCAAGAAGAGAACATAACGAAGACTTGATCCAATCTTTGGCATTTGCAGGTAAATTTCAGAACTACCTAGGACATCTTTTTATCAAAGTCTATGGAATCCAGCATTCGTTTTTCATGTTTAAAGATTGCATGTTTTCATAACATTCTTTTTATCACGATCAAGTCATTCAGAAGTTTGCATTACATTGTTCAGTATTAACGAGTTTTCAACTCAACTGTATTTATCGTCAAAGATTAGATTCAAAAGTACCTCTCATTTTATACAATATGTACTATGCACATGCTTATTCACAAATTCCAGATGAAATTGTTCACATATAGCAGTTTTTCTACGATTAGCATTATTATACTCATTAACccgttaactccatcgtcgatcaCATCATGTCAATGGAATTATCTCAAAGTGTTAAGTCAGTCTAATTTATTCATTGAAAGAGAAAGTAAATCTAACCATCAGCTGCATCCTACCCATTGAACTGCAGAGGGCAAGGATCAGTGATATTTGACTGCAAGCTTTTACTCTGCTGCAGTGAGATGGTGAGGGTATTAGTTGAAGCTCCACCAAGAACAGCTGAAGCTGATTGGGAAGATGCAGTGGTGGGCATCGCCTTTGCGGCATTGCCAGTCTGGTTTTCCACATGCTTTCTTGAACGATGGCGGCCGCGGTTCATGTGTCGCTCACAGTATTTCTGGTCAGCAACCGCATCCCTCGAACACCGCCATTTCTTGCCGTCAGTCCGACGGCACCTACCAGGCTCCGGATCAGCATTTCCAGAATAACCTAGATGGAATGGTTCCCATCCTACTGCAACAACAAAGGAAAGAAATGCCATGAAAAATCCACAGCAACATAGCAAAATTACTGAAGTGCACACAACAGTGTCTGGTTGTTCACCTTTGCTTTCTGCATAAAAACAAACCTTCCATCAAGATAACCAGATTTACCATGGCAAagtaaaaggaaaaggaaaagcaaaGCAGAAAAGAACTTCTCAAAGTGCATTAACGCTTGCAAAGTTCATGTCTTGATGTGTATTAGGATGAGGAATCCAAAGAACTGCTTCAAAGATTGTGCATATCTACAACAACAGCAACTTTCACCTTATTTTCTACCGAATAAAGATGTCAGAAAGCTAATGAAGGTCTTTAATGCCGAAAAGATGATCTTACATGAGAAGATGCAAAGCATAATTACAGTCAGAAGGAAGCATACATGCATCGAGTTAATGGAACGATGGCAATAAAATCTATTGTGGATGCTCATGTACTTTGTTTCTTTCCCAGAAAGTGAAGGGTCCAACAAGCACCTGAACCGAAAGATCCAGCTGACAAGGGAGGGAATCCGGAAGCACCGAGGCTTCTCCTGATGGGAATGAGCAGAGTGGCCGGTATGGGCACATTGGCAACCAGGTACTTGTAGATCAAAGCCTGGTGTTCCAGCTCCAGCCACTGAGATGGAGTGAAGGGTCCCCTCAATCTCGCCAGAACACCTTGCATGCTCGCATTAGAGCTTCCAGGAGACGAGCCTGAAACGGGAAAGACAAAGGTGACCAATAAATCTGAAGAAAGGACGAGCCGACCATAACAGATGAGACGAACGGAGAAGGATTAGGAGGAGCACATGAACAAGCTCTTGAGAATAGATTCACAGAACCATTTAAAGAAGAACAGACAAGTTGCATAGATATCAGAAAAATGTcatcttttccctcttttttgcTATCATGTTTCGTTGAGAGAGATATCAAGGGGTGATAAAGGTAGGGGGAAAGGGATCAGCAGCGAATAACAGGGAATGAAGGCTGCTTTCTTCGAtgagaagaagaaagagccatcGCTTCCAAAACGGCATCTTGGATGACAAGACCCAACCAGCACGCAGAAAGAAGCAAGAAGCCAACTTTTTCCTCGACAAGACTGAAACCCCTTGTGAAGAGAGACGGATACCGACCGCTCCGAATCAAACATCCAACAGATACAAGAAGCTTAATAGTTCCATCAATCTCTCTTCAGCAGCCTGCATTTGTTGCGGGTTACCTGCATTCCTGATATAACATTGTGTCGTAGAAGGCGGTGACGCTGAGGAGAAGCTGAGCATCTGCTCTCCATCAGGAAAGAGGGGATGGGAGTTGGATCTGAGGAGGAAAGGAGCTGCCTTTGTGGGTGCTGTTACCAACTCCTCAGGTCTGGCCATCTTCAGGGACCTCCAGTCGCAGTCCTCAGGTTCAGCAGCAGGCCTATCATGCTTTTGCAAGATGGATCCACGGAGGCCTCCTTGCCTGCCGAGTTCAGTGTCTGAGGGGGCCaaagaggtggtggaggaggaggagaagaggctaCCACCACCTTCGGAAGACGCGCCCACTAGAGCATCCATGCCCAGCACCCCACCGAAGTCCATCTCCTCCACCACTGGCTGAACCCACTTTTATGTGACCAGAGAAGACATGGAAGGGGAGTTGGGTTCATGAGAGGTGAGggtgagggaagaagaggagaagaatggGAGTAGAAAGGCAAGCATTTTTGAGGTGGGAGCTTGAAAAAGGAAGAGTGATGTTTTTATGGTTTGGAGTGGAGCTCAGAAAACCAGGCTGGTTTTCTTTTCTGGAGGGGTGGTGAGAGTATGAGCTTTTgggggaagaggagaggagagagagatgtACACTACCAAATGCACAGTGTCTTGGACATGCAAAAGAATGAGTGATGTACTAAAGGATCAATCTGTAATATCTTGGAGAGGAATGTATGATTATTCTGAACAATAACCAAGTAAtcgttttttttataaaaataaatggtaataaatttttttattaagtaAGACTTTGAATCCTAATTTTTGATAAGTAGGTTTGGTCTACTATCACTAGACcttaattataaaaatttgaaGTGTTTTAGTGATATGAAaatctatattatatatatatatatatatatatatatatatatatatatatatgattttgcaATATCTCACTTGTTGTTACAACCAAGTTTAGGATGTGGCTGTAGTTGAACAAAAATGTGTTGCCATGTGATttccatatataaataaataaataaaatatatatagcaTATCACAACACTACAAAATTATAATATCACCCCCAAAATACCAAGCTTCCATATATGTCATCATCCTTATCCATTCAATGCATGATAAAATTAggtttctttaaattaaaaagcTATACAATATAACATATCTAATGTATGCCTGATATTACATTGAGgtttaaaagataaaataaattgcACTTTCATCTAACAATTATCTTTTGGCAGCCAATAAGACTTATTAGCAATGACATGTAtgcaatcttttatatatatatatatatatatatatatatataccgcgtgGGAGGGCTCGGGGCATGGCTTAGTGCCTTTCGTTGGCTAGGTTGGCTGTCGTGCTGGGACCGGTGGTTCAATCGTCGGTTGATCGGGAGCTTCTATTGGTTGAGCGACATAACTCAAGGAGTAGGTTGGCGGAGCAACATTATTTGGGCACTAGATTGATCGAGTTACACTACTTGGGGGCAAGACTGACCGAGACATGACTCAAACATTGGACTGGCCGTGAGGCGTGGCTTGGGTATCAAAATGGTCGAGCAGCATCACTCGGGCCCATGTTTGGCCGAGCGACTTCTAGAATCTTGACAGAATCGAGAAGCGACTTGTTGCACATGGCTGACTCGAGCATCGACTTGTTGTACATGACTGAACCGAGCTACGCTGGTCAAGCACTAGCATGGCCGAGCAGCATCACTCGGGCCCATGTTTGGTCGAGCAGCTGCTCGAATCTTAACTGAACTGAGCAACGACTTGCCGTACATGACTAAACTGAGCTGCGTTGCTCAAGCAGCGCTGCTCGAGCTCTGGCTTAGCATCACTCGGGCCCATGTTTGGTCGAGCAACTGCTCAGACATTGAATGAACTGAGCAGAGACTGATTGCGCATGAttagccgagcaacactactcgagcacTAGGGACTGGATTAGTCGAGGAACATAGCTCGAGCATTGGCTTGGCTGAGCAACAATACTCGGGCCCATGTTTGGTCGAGCAGCTGCTCGGACATTGAATGAACTGAGCAGAGACTGATTGCACATGACTGACCGAGCAAAGCATTGGCTTAGTCGACCAATACTACTCGGGCCCATGTTTGGCCGAGCATCTGCTTAGACATTGAATGAACTGAGCAGAGATTGATTGCACATGATTGGccaagcaacactactcgggcactAAGGATTAGACTGGCCGAGCAATGTAGCTCGAGCATTagcttggccgagcaacactacttggGCCCATGTTTGGCCGAGCAACTGCTCAAACATTGAATGAACTGAGTAGAGACTGATTGCACAtgactggccgagcaacactactcgggcattAGAGACTGGACTGGCCGAGCAACGTAACTAGAGCATTGGCTttgccgagcaacactactcgggcccaTGTTTGGCCGAGCAATTGCTCAGACATTGAATGAACTGAGCGGAGATTGATTGCACATGACTGGCTGAACAACACTACTTGGGCATTGGGGACTGGACTGACCGTGCAATGTAGCTTGAGAATTGGCTTGGCCAAGCAACACTACTTGGGCTCCTGTTTGGCCAAGCAGCTGCTCATACATTAAATGAACTGATCAGAGACTGATTACACATGACTGgctgagcaacactactcgggcattGGGGACTAGACTAGCCGAGCAACATAGCTCGAGCATTGGCTTAACATCTTGGGAAacacctccctctctctctctctctctctctctctctctttttgatctACACATCTTGGGCTCTTCTTCTGGCCTTACCATGGCGGGCTTTCTTCTTTCCCCGATCTGCTCACATGGGTAGCTCTTGGCGGGGCCTCTTGTGTGACTCCTCTCACTTTCTTGCCACTAGTGCCTCTATAACAACATACTGGTTGGCCCGTTGGAGCATCTGGGGAACGATCGCTGGTGGTCTCTCGACCAGCAACCAAAAGAACCTTGAAGGTCGTAAGCCTGTCAAGAATGCTTGCATGACCAAAGAGGGGTGGGCATCTGGAACCCCTCGGATCTCAGTAGCAAAGCGGGCAACGAAGAGGGAGAGAGATTCATCCTCCTTCTGCCTTAGCCCGAGGAGCATGGTCGCAGACTATTTAGGTTGCGTGCTGGCTAAGAAGTGAAGCTCGAGTTCCCTTGCAAGCTGATCAAAAGACGAGACTGATGATGGCCTCAATCATCTATACCACATCCAAGTAGGGCCTCGGAGGGTGGTAGAAAATGCCTGACACATCAGGGCATCAAAAGTGTCATATAGGGCCATGTGGGCCCGGAAGGTGGCTACATGCTCCGTTGGATCGGAGCCACCATCATAGGCCTTCAGCGTCGGGAGGTAAAAGTTGAGGGGGATAGGTCTGTCCTAAATTTCTTGGGAAAAGGGAGACTCGATCAAGGTACTTTCCTCGAGCTCCTCCTTGGATTTATGGAGTTCCCTTTGAATCTTGTCCAAGCGCCGATTTGCCAATCGCAACTGGGCTTGGAGCAAGTCGTCCGCCGAGTTGGGCAATAGGATGTTGGCTTCGGGGAAGGTCGAGGTAGTGCATCTAGGCACATGGATGTTGTGCTCTGTCATTGGCCTTGGGTGTTTCGATTGCTCCCTGATTGGGGAGTGGGCATTTGGAGCCAAAGGTGGCTGGTCGACTAGGGTGGCATTGTGAGGTGTAAGGATGAGGATAGGTTGGATcacgggtgatgattgtgaggggCGAATCGTCTGTTGAACTAGTTGGGGTATGAGGGGTGTGATGGTCTACATCATCCCAACTAAAGTTTGCACATGACGGATGAGATTGAGGAATGCCTCGGCTGAGATTGCAGGTTGCCCCATGATGGTCTCGGGAGGCGACAACTCGAGATCATTGAATAGTCGCCAATAGCGGCTCTGGGTCGCAGCCGAGATATTCCCTTCTATGCTCGGAGGAAGTGAGAGTTGCCCTCCAAACCCAAAGGTCGGGTGAGTCGGGGGTGGCTCTTCTCTGGGGAGCTCTCTCAGGTTGCTCGGTTAGAGGTGCCCTTACgacatcgggccctccttctagtgtcaaAATATTGGTGAACCTTTTACGCAGTGGCCTAGGTGTCAGCATGGCTCAGTCTAGTCCTTAATGTACAAGGTCACCCACGTGGGTACTCGGGTGGTGAGGGCGAGCGTCGGGTTGGGTTCGAGCCTCGTCCTTCGAGCATGATCTTCTCTCTTGGCGAGTGGCCTGCTTCTTTGTCGTCgggctcctgcacacaggtcgaggtcgggaggaaaatttcccgactcgacccctTAGAAGCTAAAGTTAATAGTATGTATGAGAGGGTTGAGAGTTCGAAAAATGTCCCCCCTTCCTGATTAGGGAGGGTTGGATTTTATACATGCGAGGATGAGCTAGTTGTACGAGGTCAATTTACTACGACCGGCTCCTCGGTTGGCCGACTTAAGCTTTTGTACGAGCGTCAATCGACCTGCATGGATCGACGTCGCGTGGCGCTACCCCAAGCTTTCCAGAGTGGCTATACTATGATGATATCGTTGGTATGGAGGGGGCGGCAAGCGACTGCCCGCCACGTGTGTGCTTTGCATCACATCGTACTTGAGGTTTGACGTATGTATCGTCATGTCTACTTGACTGGGTCCAGGCGatgccaaaatatgccctatTAAATGCCCAAGTGCAATGTATCATAGGGTCACACATTAAGCTTCAAATACATAGCTCATGAAACCTTTAGCTCAAGTGGCATGACAACCAACACAACTAGCTTGTTTAAGAGCTATATGTACGTTGGCACAACAAAGAAGAGAACAAAAGAGAAGTCATGCAAATGAGCTTTGGAGTTGCTTCACGCTTGCCTAGGAAGACATGATGATGCCATCCACACTCTTCATGTCTCGAGATCGACAAGTCAAGGACTTCCCACATCTTATTTCCTTCTATGGTGGATGCCTAGATGGTgtgtcgcctctctctctctctctcactctcatatCAAGGTAATGTGCATGCGTTGGCTCACATGCAATGGATGGAAATGTTGATTAGTTTAGTGATTAACTACGAATCCTTAATATAATATGGAATATGAAAAGCATCGTTGCATGTTCTTAGAATTGGATTTCGTGAAATAAATACACTATATGGATGAAGTAATCCTTACCATCCAAATTACTgacagaattattattattattatgaatttttttttagttaAAATGCCTTTCTCTTTTTGCCTTTTGAAATTATCAACCTAACTTTAGTTAGTTAAGAATGGGCCAAGTTGTAGGCCCAATATAACCCGGCCCATGTTAAACACAACGTGAATAAGATGGGCCCATAAGGCCCATTAATGTACTCGCGGCTTCTCCCGCCTTCGAGACGCTTCTCATTGTCCCGAGTCGCCCTCGCACTCCACTCCAATGTAAATGGCTGCCTCTCCACCCTCCAAATCCGCGCATTAGAGCTTCCTCCACTCGTTGCCTCCCATGGCGTctgcccttctcctcctccccccttCTTTGGCTTTCTCCTCTTCCCCTTTCTCCTTCCACCCCAAGATCCAATGTTGGCACCAAAGCCCTCGCCTCCTTTCCCCCCCGCGCAGGCTCCCTCTGAGAACCCCCCCAAAATTCTCAGCCCGGGATCAAGAAGAGAAAGCTAATCCGCCGTCCTCATCCGTCGCCGTGGTCCCCGATGAGGGGGATGGCGATGACCGGTCGGCCGCCTCCGAGGGCGTCGCGGGAGACGGAGGAGAGTCGGACGAGGAGGCCCAGAAGCAGCAGCAAGAAGTGGACTGGAAGACGGACGAAGAGTTCAAGAAGTTCATGGGCAACCCCTCGATCGAGGCCGCGATCAAGCTCGAGAAGAAGCGGGCGGACAGGAAGCTCAAGGAGCTCGACCGGCAATCTGATGTCAATCCCGTCACTGCCTTCTTCAAGAACGTACTCAGGGATAGCTTAACCAGAGAGAAGGAGAGGTTGGAGAAGGCGGAGGAGGCGTTCAAGGCTCTGGATCTCAACAAGGTAAATTCGACTCCCCAAAGAAGAACACGCCTTCATCAAATTTACTGCCTTTAGGTATAATAGTTTCAAGGAGCAAAAAGAAAGACATCTTGAACTCGAATTCTGTATTTCCAGCTGAAGAGTTGCTTCGGATACGATACATTCTTTGCTGTCGATGTTAGGAGGTTTGGCGATGGGGGTATTTTTATTGGAAATTTGAGAAAACCTATCGAAGAAGTCGTGCCAAAATTGGAAAAGAAGCTCTCCGAGGCAGCTGGACGAGAAGTTGTGCTGTGGTTCATGGAGGAGACGAAAGATGATATAACCAAGCAGGTATAATGAACTCAGCCACAATTTAGTCTTTGTTTGTTTGCACATTAATATTACTTGTTACATGCTTAGATGATTAAAGGAGCTCTTGCGCTTCCTTTATTGCATGCATATATGTAAACGTTTGAGAAATTTTGCTGTTAAATTTTTCTACATTGTTAATGTCACCGAGCTTTACTTTCCTCTAATATCCAATTGTGGTTGTTCGCTGATGATTGCCTTAAACTGACATATGAAACCTGGTTATATTGAACACTTCCTTCATAAATGAATCCTTTAAAGTTGATGCAACATACTCTAAGGTCAAGCTTTGATTTAGTGGTTATAGTTCCTCGCAGAAGGTTTAACGATCTGGGCTCCATTTGTAAAATGGCTCGGTGGAATAGACATTCTAGTGAAGATGCCAACTGCCTGCCTCTAGATAGAAAGACCCTAATAACAGTAATGTCAAGGGTGTCATGTAGGCCTACAAATCCATCTTTCTAGTTTAATTAGTTCAAGAGTTGACATCAACAATGATGAAGTTACAGAAATTGATTATTGAGAATACCAGATTGGAAGTCTGTTTTCTCATGTTGTTCTTGGTAATATCAGGTCTATCACAATATTTCTATTAGGTTTATAGGATTCAAACTAACAAATATTTGTCTCGATAACCATACATGTCTGCCCTATACACTTTCTCACCTATCTATGTTTCATTCGACATTTATGCCATATGCTTCATAAGTTGTACTAAGTGACTTGCTGCGGGAAAAGCAACACTACTGGAGAAATTTTCAGTAAGCAAGCACATGAAGCAGGAGTAGAACTATTCAAGGGAACATGAGGTGGTTGTAGCAGCCCT encodes the following:
- the LOC135680713 gene encoding growth-regulating factor 6-like isoform X1, giving the protein MDFGGVLGMDALVGASSEGGGSLFSSSSTTSLAPSDTELGRQGGLRGSILQKHDRPAAEPEDCDWRSLKMARPEELVTAPTKAAPFLLRSNSHPLFPDGEQMLSFSSASPPSTTQCYIRNAGSSPGSSNASMQGVLARLRGPFTPSQWLELEHQALIYKYLVANVPIPATLLIPIRRSLGASGFPPLSAGSFGSVGWEPFHLGYSGNADPEPGRCRRTDGKKWRCSRDAVADQKYCERHMNRGRHRSRKHVENQTGNAAKAMPTTASSQSASAVLGGASTNTLTISLQQSKSLQSNITDPCPLQFNGLLMSKGDHNVCSLNSKSLSAASPVNQKPDSDILPPVSDQHNPFEETSSRTEFGLVSPDSLLNPPSISFSNNVDFMATPKLDEQQIQSHPFRHFIDDWPKTQSVRSTITWPEVDKTQSDRTQLSISIPMAYSDFSSSSCNHDKLALSQPKLSREYDAIHMPSQQANWRPIPWEASMAGPLGEVLTSTKSTPKDQSKNRSSSSLNLLTEGWDSRLESSPTGVLHKTSFGSLSNSTGSSPSAENSKTHDSTGSLCSGLLGSTL
- the LOC135680713 gene encoding growth-regulating factor 6-like isoform X2, which produces MDFGGVLGMDALVGASSEGGGSLFSSSSTTSLAPSDTELGRQGGLRGSILQKHDRPAAEPEDCDWRSLKMARPEELVTAPTKAAPFLLRSNSHPLFPDGEQMLSFSSASPPSTTQCYIRNAGSSPGSSNASMQGVLARLRGPFTPSQWLELEHQALIYKYLVANVPIPATLLIPIRRSLGASGFPPLSAGSFGSVGWEPFHLGYSGNADPEPGRCRRTDGKKWRCSRDAVADQKYCERHMNRGRHRSRKHVENQTGNAAKAMPTTASSQSASAVLGGASTNTLTISLQQSKSLQSNITDPCPLQFNGLLMSKGDHNVCSLNSKSLSAASPVNQKPDSDILPPVSDQHNPFEETSSRTEFGLVSPDSLLNPPSISFSNNVDFMATPKLDEQQIQSHPFRHFIDDWPKTQSVRSTITWPEPKLSREYDAIHMPSQQANWRPIPWEASMAGPLGEVLTSTKSTPKDQSKNRSSSSLNLLTEGWDSRLESSPTGVLHKTSFGSLSNSTGSSPSAENSKTHDSTGSLCSGLLGSTL